Proteins encoded in a region of the Triticum dicoccoides isolate Atlit2015 ecotype Zavitan chromosome 3A, WEW_v2.0, whole genome shotgun sequence genome:
- the LOC119271598 gene encoding putative pectinesterase 11 — protein sequence MLNHREMLDRVNSAARVAILLALLCFCSATSSYSFPDDAACAGASGMAMPGPGNLLTVDQSGKGDYRKIHEAIAAAPVNSSARTVILIKPGVYKEKIVVPVDKPNITLFGTSANTTVITWNEPWLSTDTSPTVTVRASDFVASRLTFRNTFGTSKQAIAVRVAGDRAAFYGCSFSSFQDTLLDDNGRHYYCGCYIEGGTDFICGNGRALFEKCHLHSTSLTGGAFTAQKRASESNYTGYSFVRCKLTGVGVSTSILGRPWEPYSRVVFALTYMSAAVSPRGWNDWNHTANQRTAFYGQYQCYGQGAKTDGRVKWARNLSPTEAAPFMTKAWIDGQQWLPKQPAS from the exons ATGTTGAATCATCGGGAGATGTTAGATCGCGTCAACTCGGCGGCCAGGGTCGCCATACTGCTGGCTCTGCTCTGCTTTTGCTCTGCCACCTCTTCCTACTCTTTCCCCGACGACGCGGCCTGTGCCGGTGCGAGTGGCATGGCGATGCCGGGTCCGGGTAATCTCCTCACGGTCGACCAATCCGGCAAAGGCGATTACAGGAAGATCCACGAGGCGATCGCCGCCGCCCCGGTGAACAGCTCCGCCCGCACTGTCATCCTCATCAAGCCCGGAGTCTACAA GGAGAAGATCGTCGTCCCCGTGGACAAGCccaacataacacttttcggcaccAGCGCCAACACGACCGTCATCACCTGGAACGAGCCCTGGCTCTCGACCGACACTTCCCCTACCGTGACCGTTCGGGCctccgacttcgtcgccagccgcttaACGTTCCGG AACACGTTCGGGACCAGCAAGCAGGCCATCGCGGTGAGAGTCGCCGGAGACAGGGCGGCGTTCTACGGGTGCAGCTTCTCGTCGTTCCAAGACACGCTCCTCGACGACAACGGGCGCCATTACTACTGCGGGTGCTACATCGAAGGTGGCACCGACTTCATATGCGGGAACGGCCGGGCTCTCTTTGAA AAATGCCACCTGCACTCCACCTCGCTCACGGGCGGCGCCTTCACAGCGCAGAAGCGGGCGTCTGAATCGAACTACACGGGATACAGCTTCGTCCGGTGCAAGCTAACCGGCGTCGGGGTCAGCACCTCCATCCTGGGGCGTCCATGGGAGCCCTACTCCCGCGTCGTGTTCGCTCTCACCTACATGTCCGCAGCGGTGAGCCCTCGAGGCTGGAATGACTGGAACCACACCGCCAACCAGAG GACGGCGTTCTACGGGCAGTACCAATGCTACGGCCAAGGGGCGAAAACTGATGGCAGGGTTAAGTGGGCTCGCAACCTCTCGCCAACCGAAGCAGCCCCCTTCATGACCAAGGCCTGGATCGATGGACAGCAGTGGCTTCCGAAGCAGCCCGCTTCATGA